One Petrotoga miotherma DSM 10691 genomic window carries:
- the wtpC gene encoding tungstate ABC transporter ATP-binding protein WtpC has product MIKIANISKRFKKFSLEDINLNIENNEYFVILGPTGVGKTVILEIIAGLIKPDFGDVFIGEKRITNLPPEERNIGMVYQDYMLFPHLNVEENIVFGLKSRRVKKDEIRYLLNNIVELFRIEHLLTRKTKNLSGGEKQRVALARALITSPQILLLDEPLSALDPQTKEKFIEDLKNLHKQLKTTTIHVTHDFNEAFSLADKIAIMKDGKIVQDGDSKDVFNKPNSDFVARFTGVRNIFRGEIINDDSDTYVSVNGLKIRVVTEKKGNVNISIRPEDILLSIKPLDSSARNVFPGVIKQIYEQLSIVHITVDIGIPLVVYITRQSLKELNLVENKKVFVTFKASAVHVY; this is encoded by the coding sequence TTGATTAAAATCGCGAATATATCGAAGAGATTTAAAAAGTTTTCTTTAGAAGATATCAATTTGAATATAGAAAATAATGAGTATTTTGTGATTTTAGGGCCAACAGGTGTAGGTAAAACAGTGATTCTTGAGATTATAGCAGGTTTAATAAAACCCGACTTTGGGGATGTGTTTATCGGTGAGAAAAGAATTACAAATTTACCTCCTGAAGAGAGAAATATTGGAATGGTTTATCAGGATTACATGCTCTTTCCACATCTAAATGTGGAAGAGAATATTGTTTTTGGATTAAAATCGAGGAGAGTTAAAAAAGATGAGATTAGATATCTATTAAACAACATAGTAGAGCTTTTTCGCATAGAACATTTACTCACAAGAAAAACGAAGAATCTAAGTGGAGGAGAGAAACAAAGAGTAGCTCTTGCACGGGCTTTAATTACTTCTCCACAAATTTTGTTGTTAGATGAACCTTTAAGTGCATTAGATCCTCAAACAAAAGAAAAATTTATAGAAGATTTGAAGAACTTACATAAACAGCTCAAGACTACTACAATTCATGTAACACATGATTTTAATGAAGCATTTTCTTTAGCGGATAAAATCGCTATAATGAAAGATGGGAAGATCGTTCAAGATGGTGATTCAAAAGATGTGTTCAACAAACCGAATTCTGATTTTGTTGCTCGATTTACAGGGGTTAGAAATATTTTTCGAGGAGAAATAATTAATGATGATTCTGATACCTATGTTTCAGTAAATGGATTGAAAATAAGGGTGGTTACTGAAAAGAAAGGGAACGTTAATATCTCTATCAGACCTGAAGATATATTGTTATCTATAAAACCTCTTGATTCAAGCGCTAGGAATGTTTTCCCTGGAGTGATAAAGCAGATTTATGAACAATTATCTATAGTTCATATTACTGTGGATATCGGTATTCCTTTGGTGGTGTACATAACAAGGCAGTCGTTGAAAGAGTTAAATTTAGTAGAAAATAAAAAGGTTTTTGTTACATTTAAAGCTTCTGCGGTCCATGTTTACTAA
- a CDS encoding molybdenum cofactor guanylyltransferase has protein sequence MNALLLSGGKSSRFGTNKAMETINGKPLIEQIVQGLKNVFEKVYIIGNVKEYTFLQGVFFCEDIIPNKGPLGGLLTGLICSDSEYNFLTACDMPFLTREFFEFVKLQKKDYDLLVPAYNSYLEPLAAVYSKKCLPFISDSLKRNQLKLKSFFPQVNVRIIKETVIREIGEPEKLFFNINYKEDVEKIEMNLERSEKI, from the coding sequence ATGAACGCTTTACTTCTATCAGGAGGCAAGAGTAGCAGATTTGGAACTAATAAAGCAATGGAAACAATTAACGGTAAACCTTTGATAGAACAGATCGTCCAAGGTCTAAAAAATGTATTTGAAAAAGTATACATAATAGGGAACGTAAAAGAGTATACTTTTTTGCAAGGTGTATTTTTTTGTGAGGATATAATACCAAATAAAGGTCCATTAGGCGGTTTACTTACCGGTTTAATCTGTTCTGATAGCGAGTACAACTTTTTAACAGCCTGTGATATGCCCTTTTTGACAAGAGAGTTTTTTGAATTTGTGAAGTTACAAAAGAAAGATTATGACCTTCTTGTACCCGCGTACAACTCTTACCTTGAGCCACTTGCTGCTGTTTATAGCAAAAAATGTTTGCCTTTTATCAGTGATTCACTAAAAAGGAATCAATTAAAGTTGAAGAGTTTTTTCCCTCAAGTAAACGTTAGAATAATAAAGGAAACCGTGATAAGGGAAATTGGAGAGCCGGAGAAATTGTTTTTCAATATAAATTATAAGGAAGATGTTGAAAAAATAGAAATGAATCTAGAAAGGAGTGAAAAGATTTGA
- the glp gene encoding gephyrin-like molybdotransferase Glp, with translation MSEFLDLNTPEMFWEIVDKNLNRGSLPSETINFKESNGRILAEDLFSPIDLPPFSRSTVDGFAVKAEDTFGASESMPIYLNVKGEVFMGQETKVRVEAGEAVKIPTGGMLPEGSDAVVMVEYVDYVGEKMIEINRSVGVGENVVYKGEDISKGKALLNKYHRIRPQDVGALAGLGITDVVVYKKPKVAVIATGDELISPESVPGVGEIRDINSYTIGTTLEEVGAEIRYVGIIPDKFDFLRENIKNNLDCDLILISGGSSVGAKDMTVEVLNSLGKPGVLSQGITIKPGKPTIFAVVEGTSILGLPGHPSSSFIITQVIVKPLVEKIIGIREKSIKCNIKAKLSRNLDSDKGREEYIPVRLIETAEKNHIAEPIVGESAMISTFVYADGYIKIDANKEGLNKEETVDVYLY, from the coding sequence ATGTCTGAATTCTTGGATTTAAACACCCCAGAAATGTTTTGGGAAATTGTTGATAAAAACCTAAATAGGGGCTCGTTACCATCAGAAACGATAAACTTTAAAGAGTCAAATGGGAGAATTTTAGCGGAGGATTTATTTTCTCCCATCGATCTTCCACCTTTTAGCCGATCAACTGTTGATGGTTTCGCTGTGAAAGCGGAGGATACTTTTGGTGCCTCGGAAAGTATGCCTATCTATTTGAACGTTAAAGGTGAAGTGTTTATGGGGCAAGAAACAAAGGTAAGGGTTGAAGCTGGTGAGGCTGTAAAAATTCCAACGGGTGGAATGTTGCCAGAAGGGTCAGATGCAGTCGTTATGGTAGAATATGTTGATTATGTTGGCGAAAAAATGATTGAAATCAATCGTTCTGTCGGAGTGGGTGAAAACGTAGTTTATAAGGGTGAAGATATTTCCAAAGGAAAGGCACTTTTAAATAAATACCACAGAATCAGGCCACAGGATGTAGGAGCTCTAGCAGGCCTCGGAATAACTGATGTTGTAGTTTATAAAAAACCGAAAGTAGCTGTAATTGCTACAGGAGACGAATTAATCTCCCCTGAAAGTGTTCCTGGAGTAGGTGAAATCAGGGATATAAATAGTTACACAATAGGAACAACATTAGAAGAAGTAGGTGCAGAAATTAGATACGTTGGGATAATTCCAGATAAATTTGATTTTTTGAGAGAGAATATAAAAAACAATTTAGATTGTGACTTGATCCTGATCTCTGGAGGTAGTTCTGTAGGAGCTAAAGACATGACGGTGGAAGTCTTGAATTCTTTGGGGAAACCTGGTGTATTGTCTCAAGGAATTACGATCAAGCCCGGTAAACCTACAATTTTTGCAGTAGTTGAAGGTACATCTATTTTAGGCTTACCTGGTCACCCTTCATCATCCTTTATCATTACCCAGGTGATTGTTAAACCATTGGTAGAGAAGATAATAGGTATAAGAGAAAAAAGCATAAAATGTAATATTAAAGCAAAGTTAAGTAGAAATTTGGATTCTGACAAGGGAAGAGAAGAGTACATCCCGGTTCGATTGATTGAAACTGCTGAAAAGAATCACATTGCTGAGCCGATAGTCGGCGAATCAGCAATGATATCAACATTTGTTTATGCAGATGGTTATATAAAAATAGATGCTAACAAAGAAGGACTCAATAAAGAAGAAACGGTAGATGTCTATTTATACTAA
- a CDS encoding MoaD family protein has product MKIKFFSLIKFDLKKDEVDYQLSESKTIKEIMKLLDQEFDNYFSRKLLKDEELKSGTIILLNGRNVRHLQGLDTLVENKDEITIFPPSGGG; this is encoded by the coding sequence TTGAAAATAAAATTCTTTTCCCTTATAAAGTTTGACTTGAAAAAGGATGAAGTTGATTACCAATTATCAGAATCGAAAACCATTAAAGAAATAATGAAATTATTGGATCAAGAATTCGATAATTATTTTAGTAGAAAACTACTAAAAGATGAGGAACTTAAAAGCGGTACGATTATATTATTAAATGGAAGAAATGTTCGCCATTTACAAGGGCTCGATACGTTGGTAGAAAATAAAGATGAAATAACAATTTTTCCGCCTTCTGGAGGAGGATGA
- the wtpA gene encoding tungstate ABC transporter substrate-binding protein WtpA — translation MKSFYKYTFMLFVFLIGTMMMGEEISGEIIVFHAGSLSVPFAQIEKAFESQYPGTDVIREAAGSREAVRKVTDLEREADVIGSADYTVIENLMVPKYTEWYINFANNEMVIMYTEDSRYKDEINSDNWYEILLRPDVEYGHSDPNADPCGYRSQIVWKLAEKYYGVDNLYQKLADNCPPKNVRPKETDLIALLEAGELDYIFIYKSVALQHQMPYVELPEQINLKSTKYADFYATASFDVTGKEPGEMITQVGQPMVYALTIPKNAPNPQGAIAFIKFVIGQQGQAIMEENGQPPINPPEGVNIEKAPYEIQDFLKGGAND, via the coding sequence ATGAAAAGCTTTTATAAGTACACATTTATGTTATTTGTTTTTTTAATTGGGACGATGATGATGGGTGAAGAGATTAGCGGGGAGATTATAGTTTTCCATGCAGGGTCTTTAAGCGTTCCCTTTGCACAAATTGAAAAAGCGTTTGAAAGCCAGTATCCAGGAACAGATGTTATTAGGGAAGCAGCGGGAAGTAGAGAAGCTGTTAGAAAGGTTACCGATCTTGAAAGAGAAGCGGACGTTATAGGTTCTGCGGATTATACCGTCATCGAAAATCTGATGGTCCCAAAGTATACAGAATGGTACATAAATTTTGCCAACAACGAGATGGTAATAATGTACACAGAAGATTCTCGTTACAAAGATGAGATTAATTCTGACAATTGGTATGAGATTCTTTTGCGCCCAGATGTTGAGTACGGTCATTCGGATCCAAATGCTGATCCTTGTGGATACAGAAGTCAGATTGTTTGGAAATTAGCAGAAAAATATTATGGAGTGGATAATCTATATCAAAAACTTGCTGATAACTGTCCACCAAAAAACGTTAGACCAAAAGAAACAGATTTAATTGCATTATTAGAGGCAGGAGAACTGGATTATATTTTCATTTATAAATCTGTAGCATTGCAACATCAAATGCCCTACGTGGAATTACCAGAACAAATTAATTTAAAAAGTACAAAATATGCCGATTTTTATGCAACAGCTTCTTTTGATGTAACGGGTAAAGAGCCAGGTGAGATGATAACGCAAGTAGGGCAACCTATGGTATATGCTTTAACCATTCCTAAGAACGCTCCAAATCCACAGGGAGCAATTGCTTTCATTAAATTCGTCATTGGCCAACAAGGACAAGCCATCATGGAAGAAAATGGGCAACCGCCAATTAATCCCCCAGAAGGTGTAAACATTGAAAAAGCTCCTTACGAGATTCAAGACTTCTTAAAAGGTGGAGCGAATGATTAA
- a CDS encoding ABC transporter permease — protein MIKKAWFELILSFLGILLLFFIAAPVAKLIFGVEPQVLIDTVKEEEVYSSILLTFSASLVATLISILLGVPLAYLLARKDFFGKSFVESLIDIPVIIPHTAAGIALLMVFGRNFFLGRFFSIFGIEFVGEFAGIVVAMMFVSMPFLVNEVKEGFKSIDVKLEKVARSLGSSPARTFFKVSLPLNFNHLISGSLMMWARGLSEFGAVVILAYHPMTASVLIYERFTSFGLKYSSPVAAIMVITSLIVFIFLTLINRKNSVEGRERENELD, from the coding sequence ATGATTAAAAAAGCATGGTTCGAATTAATACTTAGTTTTTTGGGGATACTATTGTTGTTTTTCATAGCTGCCCCAGTAGCCAAGCTTATCTTTGGAGTTGAACCGCAAGTTCTTATCGACACTGTAAAAGAAGAAGAAGTTTACAGTTCCATATTGCTTACTTTCAGTGCATCGTTGGTTGCAACTTTAATTTCCATATTGTTAGGGGTACCTTTGGCTTACCTACTTGCTCGTAAAGATTTTTTTGGTAAATCTTTTGTTGAAAGTTTAATAGATATCCCCGTTATAATACCACATACAGCAGCTGGTATAGCGCTTTTGATGGTTTTTGGTCGTAATTTTTTTCTAGGAAGGTTCTTCTCGATATTTGGAATAGAGTTCGTTGGCGAATTTGCAGGAATAGTTGTTGCAATGATGTTTGTTAGTATGCCTTTTTTGGTGAATGAAGTTAAAGAAGGGTTCAAATCTATCGATGTTAAATTGGAAAAGGTTGCTAGAAGTTTGGGTTCATCCCCTGCTCGAACTTTCTTCAAAGTATCGCTACCTTTGAATTTTAACCATTTAATTTCTGGTTCACTTATGATGTGGGCAAGAGGATTATCTGAATTTGGAGCGGTTGTTATTTTAGCTTATCATCCAATGACGGCGTCGGTACTTATTTACGAGAGGTTTACTTCCTTTGGATTGAAGTATTCGAGCCCCGTTGCAGCCATTATGGTTATAACAAGTCTCATTGTGTTTATCTTTTTAACACTCATAAACAGAAAGAATTCAGTGGAAGGTCGAGAGAGGGAAAACGAGCTTGATTAA
- a CDS encoding NAD(P)/FAD-dependent oxidoreductase produces the protein MKYVIVGASAAGLNAARTLESLDPQGEITILSAEEVFPYSKMSLPYLLSNKLKKRDYLFLPHPSKAKLLLGQRVVKLDIERKKVETVKNKTFSYDKLLIATGAEPYVPDMELEGSPLVLTVRNLSDMDKLKDKLKKSDVKRVILSGAGLVNSEIADALAELKIPATFVIRSSRMLSQIVDEEGSEFIAERAIENGMELITGESITKVQEKGDHANVFLTSGKIIQGSCVVVGKGVRPSIDFLEKTPIKCDTGILVNEYLETSVKDVYAAGDVTETKDLISDEYEMHALWPVAMEQSRIAATNMVGYSWKYPKEVSRNIVNLFGEVVFTGGISKEDAYDVYKEKESRSYHKILVRDGKLVGFVFVGDVLNPGVYLAAMKNQWDVSHLLNEAIKGALSYSMFKAPTREVVNI, from the coding sequence ATGAAATACGTTATCGTTGGAGCTAGTGCAGCCGGCTTAAACGCTGCTCGAACATTAGAATCGTTGGATCCTCAAGGAGAAATAACTATATTATCCGCTGAAGAAGTATTTCCCTATAGTAAAATGTCTCTACCTTATTTATTATCAAATAAGTTAAAAAAAAGAGATTATCTGTTTCTTCCCCATCCATCTAAGGCTAAACTTCTACTGGGGCAAAGGGTTGTCAAACTTGACATTGAAAGAAAAAAGGTAGAAACTGTAAAAAACAAAACATTTTCCTACGATAAATTGTTGATAGCAACGGGGGCGGAACCATATGTTCCGGATATGGAATTAGAAGGATCTCCGCTAGTGCTAACGGTGCGAAATCTTTCAGATATGGATAAATTGAAAGATAAGTTGAAAAAAAGTGACGTTAAAAGAGTTATACTTTCTGGTGCTGGATTAGTTAATTCTGAAATTGCTGATGCCTTAGCAGAACTAAAGATACCTGCTACTTTTGTTATAAGATCGTCTAGGATGTTGTCTCAGATTGTTGATGAAGAAGGCTCTGAATTTATTGCCGAAAGGGCAATAGAAAACGGAATGGAGTTAATCACGGGTGAAAGCATAACGAAGGTTCAAGAAAAAGGAGATCACGCAAACGTCTTTCTTACATCAGGCAAAATAATTCAAGGTAGTTGTGTAGTTGTTGGAAAAGGAGTTAGGCCTAGTATAGATTTTCTCGAAAAAACGCCTATTAAATGTGACACTGGCATCTTAGTAAACGAATATCTGGAAACCTCTGTTAAAGATGTTTATGCAGCAGGAGACGTAACAGAAACCAAAGATCTAATTTCAGATGAATATGAAATGCATGCCTTGTGGCCTGTTGCGATGGAACAGTCAAGGATAGCTGCCACCAATATGGTAGGTTATTCTTGGAAATATCCCAAAGAAGTATCTAGAAACATAGTCAATTTATTTGGAGAAGTTGTTTTCACTGGGGGTATTAGTAAAGAAGATGCATACGATGTTTATAAGGAAAAAGAAAGCAGAAGTTACCACAAAATCCTGGTGAGAGATGGCAAACTTGTTGGTTTTGTCTTTGTTGGAGACGTTCTAAATCCTGGAGTTTATTTAGCAGCGATGAAAAATCAATGGGATGTAAGCCATCTATTGAATGAAGCAATAAAAGGTGCGTTAAGTTATTCGATGTTTAAAGCTCCTACGAGAGAAGTTGTGAATATATAA
- a CDS encoding HesA/MoeB/ThiF family protein: MDYLERQKVLFSEEEALKLKQAVVYIGGAGGLGTHQALELQRVGVKKIYLVDYDKVEPSNLNRQVLYGMDSIGEYKVDQAKKILESFNLPTIIETKVEKISKKSKISKDVNVILDALDNFETRYILEQLAWESNVPYIHAGVNQWYGQLTTIIPGRTLSLKDIFGEVDTTKEKVSVVSPVVSIMASLQVIEAIKVITGRKDTLDNKLLLIDLKDYSVEIINLQ, translated from the coding sequence ATGGATTACTTGGAAAGACAAAAAGTGTTGTTCTCAGAAGAGGAGGCTTTAAAGTTAAAACAAGCTGTTGTTTATATTGGAGGAGCTGGAGGACTTGGAACCCACCAGGCGTTGGAATTACAAAGGGTTGGTGTAAAAAAAATATATTTGGTGGATTATGATAAGGTTGAACCTTCTAACCTAAATCGTCAAGTACTATATGGGATGGATAGCATTGGTGAATACAAAGTTGATCAAGCTAAAAAAATTCTTGAATCTTTTAATTTGCCTACGATAATAGAAACAAAGGTAGAAAAAATTTCAAAAAAGAGTAAAATATCAAAAGATGTGAACGTCATATTAGACGCTCTTGATAATTTCGAAACGAGATATATTCTGGAACAACTTGCTTGGGAATCCAACGTTCCTTATATACATGCAGGGGTTAATCAATGGTATGGTCAATTGACAACTATAATACCGGGTAGAACTTTGTCTTTAAAAGATATATTCGGAGAAGTAGATACAACAAAGGAAAAGGTTTCTGTTGTCTCACCTGTAGTATCGATTATGGCATCTCTTCAAGTAATAGAAGCGATTAAAGTAATAACTGGAAGGAAAGATACCCTCGACAACAAGTTACTACTCATAGATTTAAAGGATTATTCCGTTGAAATAATTAACCTTCAATGA
- a CDS encoding 4Fe-4S dicluster domain-containing protein has product MKVLMLDQAKCTGCRACEYACSFEHTGKFNPLDSRIKVNEFWEDLTFVPSVCLQCERAYCEEVCPTSALTKNPETGVVELNKEKCIGCKQCIVACPWGSIKLDHTGKEVIKCDNCGGDPACIKVCYPGALSYEEVEDITNVKVQETATRLKEIAKDLVKGGA; this is encoded by the coding sequence ATGAAAGTATTGATGTTGGATCAGGCAAAGTGCACGGGATGTAGGGCATGTGAGTATGCTTGTTCTTTTGAGCATACGGGAAAGTTTAACCCCCTTGACTCTCGAATCAAAGTAAATGAATTTTGGGAAGATTTAACCTTCGTTCCAAGTGTTTGTCTGCAATGTGAGAGAGCGTATTGTGAAGAAGTATGTCCTACTTCTGCATTGACTAAGAACCCTGAAACAGGTGTGGTAGAACTTAACAAGGAAAAATGTATCGGATGTAAACAGTGTATCGTAGCATGTCCATGGGGATCCATAAAATTGGATCATACAGGCAAAGAGGTTATAAAATGCGATAACTGTGGTGGAGATCCAGCGTGTATTAAGGTGTGCTATCCAGGTGCTTTGTCTTACGAAGAAGTAGAAGATATCACAAATGTGAAAGTACAGGAAACTGCCACCCGCCTTAAAGAAATAGCGAAAGATTTAGTAAAGGGGGGAGCTTAA
- a CDS encoding aldehyde ferredoxin oxidoreductase family protein has translation MIKGGFKGNLLRVNLTTKEVKSEALNEEWAQKYLGGRGYGTRLLLEEIDPKVDPLSEENKVIFATGPLDGTLAPSSGRTMVITKGPLNGAIACSNAGGHFGPALKHAGYDMIVVEGKSAEPVYIWINKGKVEIRSAKEIWGKLADESDELIRGQTHPLAETMTIGPAGEKLSRISSVMFNGHRASGRTGVGAAVGSKNLKGIAVRGNEDTTVADPEAFMKAIYKARDILSKDAFAGQGAAMLGTAMLVNVINGVGAFPTHNAQDAYFPEANKISGETLREKNLIRNEGCAECPIACGRVTVVKSGPYKGSIGGGPEYESVWSFGAMCGVSDLDAVISANHLCDKYGIDTISMGSTVACAMELYEKGYMPKEDAPFELRFGSGEAMLKAVELACKQEGDFGKLLAQGSYRLAEHYGHPELSMSAKKQEFPAYDPRAIKGMGLEYATSNRGACHVRGYGTAVEVLGDADQYAYEGKAAIIKTLQDLTAALDSSGICLFTTFGLSANELAEMVSTATGFSIDAQEFMKIGERIWNIEKLFNLKAGFTRKDDTLPPRILSEPIKTGPSKGHVEDLGKMLDEYYQLRGWNKDSVPTDEKLKALEVQILK, from the coding sequence ATGATAAAAGGTGGATTCAAAGGTAATTTATTGAGAGTAAACTTAACAACCAAAGAGGTAAAAAGTGAAGCATTGAATGAAGAATGGGCTCAGAAATACTTAGGAGGCAGAGGGTATGGAACTCGCTTGTTGTTGGAAGAAATAGATCCGAAGGTAGATCCTCTCTCTGAAGAAAATAAGGTCATTTTTGCCACAGGTCCTTTAGATGGAACATTAGCTCCTTCTTCTGGAAGAACTATGGTAATCACAAAAGGTCCTTTGAATGGAGCTATTGCGTGTTCTAATGCAGGTGGACATTTTGGACCCGCTTTGAAACATGCAGGATACGATATGATAGTTGTAGAAGGGAAATCAGCTGAACCTGTTTATATATGGATTAACAAAGGTAAAGTAGAAATCAGATCTGCAAAGGAAATATGGGGAAAATTGGCTGACGAAAGTGATGAACTAATCAGAGGACAAACACATCCCTTGGCTGAAACCATGACGATTGGGCCAGCAGGTGAGAAATTATCTCGTATCTCTAGCGTAATGTTCAATGGTCATAGAGCTTCTGGAAGGACTGGGGTTGGTGCGGCAGTTGGAAGCAAGAATTTAAAAGGTATAGCCGTCAGAGGTAATGAAGATACTACAGTAGCTGATCCTGAAGCTTTTATGAAAGCAATTTATAAGGCCAGAGATATTTTGAGTAAAGACGCCTTTGCTGGGCAAGGAGCTGCAATGTTAGGTACCGCAATGTTGGTAAATGTTATCAATGGTGTTGGTGCATTTCCAACTCATAATGCCCAAGATGCTTATTTTCCAGAGGCAAATAAAATCAGTGGAGAAACACTAAGGGAGAAAAATTTAATTAGAAATGAAGGATGCGCGGAGTGTCCTATAGCTTGTGGTAGAGTAACGGTAGTAAAAAGTGGACCATATAAAGGTAGTATTGGGGGAGGTCCAGAATACGAATCAGTTTGGTCATTCGGAGCAATGTGTGGTGTTTCAGACCTTGATGCGGTGATAAGTGCAAATCATCTTTGTGACAAATATGGAATCGATACTATCTCTATGGGTTCAACAGTCGCTTGTGCGATGGAACTGTACGAAAAAGGATATATGCCCAAGGAAGATGCCCCCTTTGAACTTAGATTTGGCTCAGGAGAAGCTATGTTAAAAGCTGTAGAATTGGCATGCAAGCAAGAAGGAGATTTTGGTAAATTGTTAGCTCAAGGTTCCTATCGTCTAGCGGAACATTATGGTCATCCGGAACTTTCTATGTCGGCAAAGAAACAAGAGTTCCCAGCTTACGATCCAAGGGCTATCAAAGGTATGGGTTTAGAATATGCTACTAGTAATCGTGGTGCTTGCCATGTCAGAGGATATGGAACAGCCGTAGAAGTATTGGGAGATGCCGATCAGTACGCTTATGAAGGTAAAGCAGCTATAATTAAAACTTTACAAGATCTGACAGCTGCACTTGATTCTTCTGGAATATGTTTGTTTACGACTTTTGGCCTCAGTGCTAATGAGTTGGCCGAGATGGTGTCTACTGCAACAGGTTTTTCAATAGATGCCCAAGAGTTCATGAAAATTGGAGAAAGAATTTGGAATATTGAAAAGCTTTTCAATCTAAAAGCAGGCTTTACGAGAAAGGATGATACCTTACCACCAAGAATATTAAGCGAACCTATCAAAACAGGTCCTTCAAAAGGCCATGTAGAAGATCTTGGAAAGATGTTGGATGAGTACTATCAGTTAAGAGGATGGAATAAAGACAGTGTTCCCACGGATGAAAAACTTAAAGCATTGGAGGTCCAGATTTTAAAATGA